A portion of the Bifidobacterium bifidum ATCC 29521 = JCM 1255 = DSM 20456 genome contains these proteins:
- a CDS encoding diacylglycerol/lipid kinase family protein, whose protein sequence is MPLAAIITIAVIAGVIVLIVAVTFALRARRHKRLSQQLVKRNDDQVHYVFVVNPSKPQAAQRRAHIEQFCRDKGLTDVEFIDTQLDKDGRACAKEALANGADVVVAVGGDGTVRTVASAMSGTGHAMGIIPIGTGNLFARNMGIPIDDIDAALTVATSHGSRHVDVGRLSLLDDPKADHGHAFLIIAGVGFDAAMIDDTDPQLKKNISWLAYFVGGVKNLFTPKYRGDVTITSTDGSMHTRHGVAFRTFMAGNCGQIPVFSLMPNASYDDGILDFEIIDTSGGIFGWANLFGDVVHQTITGKPGSNPLSTNSTMDQIQGVSAEITLEKPVLAQVDGDMLGRTRHLRFTVDREALCVRVPEVAPDMSATGIIPPIRD, encoded by the coding sequence ATGCCGCTAGCCGCCATCATCACCATAGCCGTCATCGCCGGCGTCATCGTCCTCATCGTCGCCGTGACGTTCGCCCTTCGCGCCCGCCGCCACAAGCGCCTGTCGCAGCAGCTCGTCAAACGCAACGACGATCAGGTGCATTACGTCTTCGTCGTGAACCCGTCCAAGCCGCAGGCCGCCCAGCGGCGCGCGCACATCGAACAGTTCTGCCGTGACAAGGGACTGACCGACGTGGAATTCATCGACACGCAGCTCGACAAGGACGGCCGCGCATGCGCCAAGGAGGCGCTCGCCAACGGCGCCGACGTAGTGGTCGCGGTCGGCGGCGACGGCACTGTCCGCACGGTCGCGAGCGCCATGTCCGGCACCGGCCATGCCATGGGCATCATCCCGATCGGCACCGGCAACCTGTTCGCCCGCAACATGGGTATTCCGATCGACGACATCGACGCGGCGCTCACCGTCGCCACATCGCACGGGTCGCGGCACGTGGACGTCGGCCGTCTCTCGCTGCTGGACGATCCGAAGGCCGATCACGGCCACGCATTCCTGATCATCGCCGGGGTCGGTTTCGATGCCGCCATGATCGACGACACCGACCCGCAGCTGAAGAAGAACATCAGCTGGCTGGCGTATTTCGTCGGCGGCGTGAAGAACCTGTTCACCCCGAAATACCGGGGCGACGTGACCATCACCAGCACGGACGGCAGCATGCACACCCGTCATGGCGTGGCATTCCGCACGTTCATGGCCGGCAACTGCGGGCAGATCCCCGTGTTCTCGCTGATGCCCAACGCCTCATACGACGATGGCATCCTCGATTTCGAGATCATCGACACATCGGGCGGCATTTTCGGCTGGGCGAACCTGTTCGGCGATGTGGTGCACCAGACCATCACCGGCAAGCCCGGATCGAACCCACTGTCGACGAATTCGACGATGGACCAGATTCAGGGAGTGAGCGCGGAGATCACGCTGGAGAAGCCGGTGCTAGCCCAGGTCGACGGCGACATGCTCGGCCGCACGCGGCATCTGCGATTCACCGTCGACCGCGAGGCGCTGTGCGTGCGCGTGCCGGAGGTCGCGCCCGACATGTCAGCGACGGGAATCATCCCGCCGATTCGCGATTGA
- the serS gene encoding serine--tRNA ligase — MLDIQFIREHADIVKESQRKRGESVELVDEVLRSDETRRFALKEFEEARAQQKEIGKKVAAAPADEKAALIAQTKELSAKVAEYKATADVAAEEYTTAMWKLSNVVEPEAPEGGEDDYVVVKKVGQPRDFAAEGFEPKDHLTLGTGVAGIDMRRGVKVGGSRFYFLRGAVARMQIAMLTMAVDQAEKHGFVLAITPTLVRPEVMAGTGFLNSHADEIYRLREPDEQYLVGTSEVALAGMHENEILDLSNGPLRYCGWSSCYRREAGAAGKDTSGIIRVHQFDKVEMFVYTKQEDSYKEHQHLLSMEEEMLAKVEVPYRVIDTAAGDLGSSAARKFDTEAWIPTQGRYRELTSTSNCTEYQARRLNIRERNEDGSTRAVSTLNGTLATTRWLVAILENHQQKDGSIEIPQAMRPYMGGKEVIEPTKWEA; from the coding sequence ATGCTTGATATTCAATTCATTCGCGAACATGCTGACATTGTCAAGGAATCCCAGCGCAAGCGCGGCGAATCCGTCGAACTAGTCGACGAGGTGCTGCGCTCCGACGAGACCCGTCGCTTCGCGCTCAAGGAGTTCGAGGAGGCCCGCGCCCAGCAGAAGGAGATCGGCAAGAAGGTTGCCGCCGCGCCCGCCGACGAGAAGGCCGCGCTGATCGCGCAGACCAAGGAGCTGTCCGCCAAGGTCGCCGAATACAAGGCCACCGCGGACGTCGCCGCCGAGGAATACACCACCGCCATGTGGAAGCTGTCGAACGTCGTCGAACCCGAGGCCCCGGAAGGCGGCGAGGACGATTACGTTGTCGTCAAGAAGGTCGGCCAGCCCCGCGACTTCGCGGCCGAAGGCTTCGAGCCGAAAGACCACCTGACCCTCGGCACCGGCGTGGCCGGCATCGACATGCGCCGCGGCGTCAAGGTCGGCGGCTCCCGCTTCTACTTCCTGCGCGGCGCGGTCGCCCGCATGCAGATCGCCATGCTGACCATGGCCGTCGATCAGGCCGAGAAGCACGGCTTCGTGCTCGCCATCACCCCGACGCTGGTGCGTCCCGAAGTCATGGCCGGCACCGGCTTCCTCAACTCCCACGCCGACGAGATCTACCGTCTGCGCGAGCCTGACGAGCAGTACCTGGTCGGCACCTCCGAGGTGGCGCTCGCCGGCATGCACGAGAACGAGATCCTCGACCTGTCCAACGGCCCGCTGCGCTACTGCGGCTGGAGCTCCTGCTACCGCCGCGAGGCCGGCGCCGCAGGCAAGGATACGTCCGGCATCATCCGCGTGCACCAGTTCGACAAGGTGGAGATGTTCGTCTACACCAAGCAGGAGGACTCCTACAAGGAGCACCAGCACCTGCTGAGCATGGAGGAGGAGATGCTCGCCAAGGTCGAGGTGCCGTACCGCGTCATCGACACCGCCGCCGGCGATCTCGGCTCCTCCGCAGCCCGCAAGTTCGACACCGAGGCGTGGATCCCGACCCAGGGCCGCTACCGCGAGCTCACCTCCACCTCGAACTGCACCGAGTACCAGGCCCGCCGCCTGAACATCCGCGAGCGCAACGAGGACGGTTCCACCCGCGCGGTCTCCACGCTCAACGGCACGCTGGCCACCACGCGCTGGCTCGTCGCGATCCTGGAGAACCATCAGCAGAAGGATGGCTCCATCGAGATTCCGCAGGCCATGCGCCCCTACATGGGCGGCAAGGAAGTCATCGAGCCGACCAAGTGGGAAGCCTGA
- a CDS encoding glucose PTS transporter subunit IIA has translation MAASTASQIIEAIGGAGNVKSLTHCVTRLRFELVDAGKVDQHRLETMKGVLGAVPQSGDRYQVVIGGAVATMYENIMHLPEMAGVGAGKGAVAGDKAQSDADVKAAERAKVRGKVAWMDSFFEYLSDSFRPILGVLLGASIIIALINLCISIGIVPGEEANTSLVFIKAIWKGVFYFLPIMIAYNASKKLKVDPWLGGSIMAALMTPQFADLMDSEKWKGVTTCVKSATLGTTSCSTKVFGIPMLLNDYSGNVFVPLLMAAVLALVYHGLKKIILDSVQIVFVPFFSMIIVGALTAFLIGPLGILAGNWLGVGLAWLNGHAPFIFAILIPMLYPFLVPLGLHWPLNALMLMNIQSLGYDFIQGPMGVWNFACFGATAGVLFISIRDKNKDMRQTSLGALAAGLLGGEGEPSLYGIHLRYKLIYKRMLVGCFAGGVVIAVLGWLFPSVTAAGESVRGVTTNAFAFTSLLTIPVFSQMWVYAVSIAVSFIVSMVLIIMLDYRTPEQKAEMNAASESDGTAVETAPADAAPVATATATATATAVRTTTVGAPVAGHVVSLDDAGDPVFASRALGEGVGIQPTDSTVVAPVSGVLQTVAETGHAFGLKTDDGIEVLVHVGIDTVKMNGEGFHVAVSANQRVNAGDTLVTVDFDKVKEAGYSTTTLMTVLNTAALAGVTPKTGVDVQAGQEVLDIQR, from the coding sequence ATGGCAGCATCAACTGCATCGCAGATCATCGAAGCGATCGGTGGCGCGGGCAACGTCAAGAGCCTGACGCACTGCGTGACTCGCCTGCGTTTCGAACTCGTCGACGCGGGCAAAGTAGACCAGCACCGGCTGGAGACCATGAAGGGCGTGCTGGGAGCGGTGCCGCAGTCCGGCGACCGTTACCAGGTCGTCATCGGCGGCGCGGTCGCCACAATGTACGAGAACATCATGCACCTGCCCGAGATGGCGGGCGTCGGCGCTGGCAAGGGCGCGGTCGCCGGCGACAAGGCGCAGTCCGATGCCGACGTCAAAGCCGCCGAGCGCGCCAAGGTGCGCGGCAAAGTCGCGTGGATGGACTCGTTCTTCGAGTACCTGTCCGACTCGTTCCGCCCGATCCTGGGCGTGCTGCTCGGCGCGTCGATCATCATCGCCCTGATCAACCTGTGCATCTCCATCGGTATCGTGCCGGGCGAGGAAGCCAACACCAGCCTGGTGTTCATCAAGGCCATCTGGAAGGGCGTGTTCTACTTCCTGCCGATCATGATTGCCTACAACGCCTCGAAGAAGCTCAAGGTCGACCCGTGGCTCGGTGGCTCCATTATGGCCGCTCTGATGACCCCGCAGTTCGCCGACCTGATGGACTCCGAAAAGTGGAAGGGCGTGACCACCTGCGTCAAGAGCGCCACGCTGGGCACCACCTCCTGCTCGACCAAGGTGTTTGGCATTCCGATGCTGCTCAACGACTACAGCGGCAACGTGTTCGTGCCGCTGCTGATGGCTGCCGTGCTCGCGCTCGTCTACCACGGGCTCAAGAAGATTATCCTTGACAGCGTGCAGATCGTGTTCGTGCCGTTCTTCTCGATGATCATCGTCGGCGCCCTCACCGCCTTCCTCATCGGCCCGCTCGGCATCCTCGCCGGCAACTGGCTCGGTGTCGGCTTGGCCTGGCTCAACGGCCACGCCCCGTTCATCTTCGCGATCCTGATCCCGATGCTCTACCCGTTCCTTGTGCCGCTCGGCCTGCACTGGCCGCTCAACGCCCTGATGCTGATGAACATCCAGTCCCTTGGCTACGACTTCATCCAGGGCCCGATGGGCGTGTGGAACTTCGCCTGCTTCGGCGCGACCGCCGGCGTGCTGTTCATCTCCATCCGCGACAAGAACAAGGACATGCGCCAGACCTCGCTCGGCGCCCTCGCCGCCGGCCTGCTCGGTGGCGAGGGCGAGCCGAGCCTGTACGGCATCCACCTGCGCTACAAGCTGATCTACAAGCGCATGCTGGTCGGCTGCTTCGCCGGTGGCGTCGTCATCGCGGTGCTCGGCTGGCTGTTCCCGTCCGTCACTGCAGCCGGCGAATCGGTGCGCGGCGTGACCACCAACGCGTTCGCGTTCACCTCCCTGCTCACCATCCCGGTGTTCAGCCAGATGTGGGTGTACGCCGTCTCCATCGCCGTGTCGTTCATCGTCTCGATGGTGCTGATCATCATGCTCGATTACCGTACTCCCGAGCAGAAGGCCGAGATGAACGCCGCCAGCGAGTCTGACGGGACCGCCGTCGAGACGGCGCCGGCGGACGCTGCACCGGTGGCGACCGCCACCGCGACCGCTACTGCCACCGCCGTTCGCACCACCACGGTCGGCGCCCCCGTCGCAGGCCATGTCGTGTCGCTCGACGACGCCGGCGACCCGGTGTTCGCCTCCCGCGCGCTCGGCGAGGGTGTGGGCATCCAGCCCACTGATTCCACCGTGGTCGCGCCGGTCTCCGGCGTGCTGCAGACCGTGGCCGAGACCGGTCACGCCTTCGGCCTGAAGACCGACGACGGCATCGAAGTGCTGGTGCACGTCGGCATCGACACGGTGAAGATGAACGGCGAGGGCTTCCACGTTGCCGTCAGCGCCAACCAGCGCGTGAACGCGGGCGACACGCTGGTGACCGTCGACTTTGATAAGGTCAAGGAGGCGGGATACAGCACCACGACACTGATGACGGTGCTGAACACCGCGGCGCTTGCCGGCGTCACCCCGAAGACGGGCGTGGACGTGCAGGCGGGCCAGGAAGTGCTGGACATCCAGCGCTGA
- a CDS encoding PRD domain-containing protein, with protein MKILRVFNNNVVLAKDGAREVIVTGRGLGFQAKPGQRVDDAKIVRVFVPADGRDPDHIAELLSEIPPEIIRLVTDAMTATGLAEQAESQPTLVMALADHITGAVQRAQRHVNIAYPLQAEVQSLYASEYAQASRLVNELNRHLNGVLPGSEAVALALHLVNAGFANGDLSDTYKMTGVIQQMLTIIEQTYGVSLDQHSVNVGRFITHLRYLFVRIHQGKQLDKEPEPIIASIRQSYPKAMQCAQTIGTVASLRLGSNLTEDEVAYLALHVARVVADARKHE; from the coding sequence GTGAAAATTCTTCGCGTGTTCAACAACAACGTCGTACTCGCCAAGGACGGTGCCCGCGAGGTCATCGTCACCGGGCGCGGCCTGGGATTCCAGGCCAAACCCGGCCAGCGCGTCGACGACGCGAAAATCGTGCGCGTGTTCGTTCCGGCCGACGGCCGAGACCCGGACCATATCGCGGAACTGCTGTCCGAGATACCTCCGGAGATCATTCGACTGGTGACGGACGCCATGACGGCGACCGGGCTCGCGGAACAGGCCGAATCGCAGCCCACGCTTGTCATGGCGCTCGCCGACCACATCACCGGTGCGGTGCAGAGGGCGCAGCGCCACGTCAACATCGCATATCCGCTGCAGGCGGAAGTCCAGTCGCTGTACGCGTCCGAGTACGCGCAGGCCTCGCGGCTGGTCAATGAACTCAACCGTCACCTGAACGGTGTCCTGCCCGGCAGCGAGGCCGTGGCATTGGCGTTGCATCTGGTCAACGCCGGCTTCGCGAACGGCGACCTGTCCGACACATACAAGATGACCGGCGTCATCCAGCAGATGCTGACCATCATCGAGCAGACCTACGGCGTCTCGCTTGATCAGCACAGCGTCAACGTCGGCCGGTTCATCACCCATTTGCGCTACCTGTTCGTACGCATCCATCAGGGCAAGCAGCTCGACAAGGAACCCGAGCCGATCATCGCATCGATCCGGCAGTCATATCCCAAGGCCATGCAGTGCGCGCAGACCATCGGCACCGTCGCCTCGCTGCGTCTGGGCTCCAACCTCACCGAAGATGAGGTCGCATACCTGGCGTTGCACGTCGCACGGGTCGTCGCGGATGCGCGTAAGCATGAGTAG
- a CDS encoding ExeM/NucH family extracellular endonuclease encodes MRISTRIQSLLVSAALLVPLVAMPVTAAYAQPTEEKTAASWSGVVINEAYLSGGSKGAAYKNKFIELYNTTDNDVTLDGTSLQYRPASGTGASNAAADLTGVIKAKGHYLIKAGSNGSDGAELPQADATATNLNASGTKGTLFLAATTSKLSPAVGDTTANADIIDALGYGDTNTFEKAAATAPKSNADVKSLNRANGVDTNDNSADFTLSADITPEGTGEGSQPTPKPDPTPGDCPTGEAEIAQIQGTTDTSPCVGKTVTTTGVVTAAYPDGGFNGYTIQTPATGGAVDLAEHKASDGLFVYDSKNVKDLQIGDYVKVNGTISEYYGLTELNASSVTKLSDKVEAPKASTVAFPKTDTERESLESMLIAPQGDYTVSDVYNTNKYGEIGLAASNKPFLNPTVKGLKGDAETGAAYQAELDRIEAEGVYLDDGSSRNFLDTKYPDNADTPLPYLSNDQPVRVGEKVTFTKPVVLDYRNSAWRFQPTERLTGDNADAQPVTFTSTRTDTPDLAAVGGDIRLATFNVLNYFSTTADKTGCSTSNAYTDRDGNPVTAKNCDVRGAWDKANMERQRAKIVKAINNLGADVVSLEEIENSAKAASSVPASFKGERRDYALSTLVDALNEQAGEGTWAYVPSPQTVPDLDVEDVIRTAFIYKPAKVATVGETRILTDSDAFNGKNGYEHGRQPDAQAFKAKGAADSDAFLVVANHFKSKGSASNALNQDPGDGSGNADYTRQAQADALLAFTDEVKSDLKLEKVFLVGDFNAYYAEKPIQKIVAAGHTDLSEQVSEKTGKYTYAYTVKDESGNTNGGVGSLDHIFANEAAMRSVTGADIWNINSVESVALEYSRYNYNAKNLYQADQFRASDHDPVIIGISASGTTGGTATLNLLNFNDFHGRIGKNLTVPFAATIEQLRAEHPDSSLLLAAGDSIGASLFNSSVQKDQPTIDVLNALGLKASAVGNHEFDQGYDDLTGRVIGTDGKRNAQWDYLGANVYKKGTGTPALQEYSIQNVNGVRVGVIGVVTQETSTLVSPGGIEGIEFGDPVEAVNRVARQLTDGDESNGEADVIVAEYHEGAASNEDGATAKPTIDEQKAASPVFKKIVDDTDPAVDVIFTAHTHMKYSYTDPAHNGRPVIQTGSYAANIGQVVLDYDKATGTVTYRKSGNVAVDTSKSDDELAAAGDDTVRNVKSIVDAAVAKGQEEGDKPVGSIAADITTAFKDGARDDRASESTMGNLVADSLLDSLSSEDRGGAEIGVVNPGGLRAEFCKTGDNEKCTIAADGTITYAQANAVLPFLNNLWTTTLTGAQFKEALEQQWQTDADGNVPSRPYLQLGLSHNVSYTYDPNAAQGNHITSVTVNGKPLDLKREYRIGSFSFLLQGGDNFRAFAAGKDTKDTGLVDRDAWIDYISKNSPLKPRYDRRAVAVTGIPAGGKVTAGTSFDLQFSKLTLTSLGVPAETKLVATIDGTEVGSAAVKDGDTATLQVAVPAGLPAGAATLTVKAVTNGTTVTLPLTVAAGTSTEPQPGKPGKPEQPGQTKPGTGDERHDGANNAAGNGGNAGAVEQLSQTGAPVVAVVVAMMALLAAGLTAVRTSKRADRIR; translated from the coding sequence ATGCGTATTTCAACACGCATTCAAAGCCTGCTGGTCTCGGCAGCGCTGCTGGTGCCGCTGGTGGCGATGCCAGTCACCGCAGCCTACGCGCAGCCGACCGAGGAAAAGACCGCGGCGTCCTGGTCGGGCGTCGTCATCAACGAGGCGTATCTGTCCGGCGGCAGCAAGGGCGCCGCATACAAGAACAAATTCATCGAACTGTACAACACCACCGACAATGACGTGACGCTCGACGGCACCTCGCTGCAGTACCGTCCGGCGAGCGGCACGGGCGCGAGCAACGCCGCCGCCGACCTGACCGGCGTCATCAAGGCCAAGGGCCACTATCTGATCAAGGCGGGCTCGAACGGCTCCGACGGTGCCGAGCTGCCGCAAGCGGACGCCACCGCCACCAACCTCAACGCCAGCGGCACCAAAGGCACGCTGTTCCTCGCCGCCACGACAAGCAAGCTCAGCCCGGCCGTCGGCGACACCACGGCGAACGCCGACATCATCGACGCGCTCGGCTACGGCGACACCAACACGTTCGAGAAGGCGGCTGCCACCGCGCCGAAGAGCAACGCCGACGTGAAGTCGCTGAACCGCGCGAACGGCGTGGACACAAACGACAACAGCGCCGACTTCACGCTGAGCGCCGACATCACCCCCGAAGGCACCGGCGAAGGATCCCAGCCGACACCGAAACCAGACCCGACGCCCGGCGACTGCCCGACCGGCGAGGCCGAAATCGCGCAGATCCAGGGCACCACCGACACCAGCCCGTGTGTCGGCAAGACCGTGACCACCACAGGCGTGGTGACCGCGGCCTACCCGGACGGCGGATTCAACGGCTACACCATCCAGACGCCGGCAACCGGAGGCGCGGTCGACCTCGCCGAGCACAAGGCGTCCGACGGCCTGTTCGTATACGATTCGAAGAACGTCAAGGATCTTCAGATCGGCGACTATGTCAAGGTCAACGGCACGATCAGCGAATACTACGGCCTGACCGAGCTCAACGCGAGCTCCGTCACGAAGCTCTCCGACAAGGTCGAGGCCCCGAAGGCCTCCACCGTGGCGTTCCCGAAGACCGACACCGAGCGCGAAAGCCTGGAAAGCATGCTGATCGCGCCGCAGGGCGACTACACCGTTTCGGACGTGTACAACACGAACAAGTACGGCGAGATCGGACTCGCGGCATCGAACAAGCCGTTCCTCAACCCCACCGTCAAGGGCCTCAAGGGCGACGCCGAAACCGGTGCCGCATACCAGGCCGAACTCGACCGCATCGAAGCCGAGGGCGTGTACCTGGACGACGGCTCCAGCCGCAACTTCCTCGACACGAAGTACCCGGACAACGCCGACACGCCGCTGCCGTACCTGTCGAACGACCAGCCGGTGCGCGTGGGCGAGAAGGTCACGTTCACCAAGCCCGTCGTGCTCGACTACCGCAACAGCGCGTGGCGCTTCCAGCCGACCGAACGCCTGACCGGAGACAACGCCGACGCGCAGCCGGTGACGTTCACCAGCACCCGCACCGACACGCCCGATCTGGCCGCGGTCGGAGGCGACATCAGGCTCGCCACGTTCAACGTGCTCAACTACTTCTCCACCACCGCCGACAAGACCGGCTGCTCCACGAGCAACGCCTACACCGACCGTGACGGCAACCCGGTCACCGCGAAGAACTGCGACGTGCGCGGCGCATGGGACAAGGCCAACATGGAACGCCAGCGGGCGAAGATCGTCAAGGCCATCAACAACCTCGGCGCCGACGTGGTCTCGCTGGAGGAGATCGAGAACTCTGCCAAGGCCGCCAGCTCCGTGCCGGCATCATTCAAGGGCGAGCGCCGCGACTACGCGCTCTCCACGCTGGTCGACGCGCTCAACGAGCAGGCCGGCGAAGGCACCTGGGCCTACGTGCCCAGCCCGCAGACCGTCCCCGACCTCGACGTGGAGGACGTGATCCGCACCGCGTTCATCTACAAGCCCGCCAAGGTCGCGACCGTCGGCGAAACCCGAATCCTCACCGACTCCGACGCATTCAACGGCAAGAACGGCTACGAGCACGGCCGCCAGCCCGACGCCCAGGCGTTCAAGGCCAAGGGCGCCGCCGACTCCGATGCGTTCCTCGTCGTCGCCAACCACTTCAAGTCCAAGGGCTCGGCGAGCAACGCGCTCAACCAGGATCCCGGCGACGGCTCCGGCAACGCCGACTACACCCGTCAGGCGCAAGCCGACGCGCTGCTCGCGTTCACCGATGAGGTGAAGAGCGATCTCAAGCTGGAGAAGGTCTTCCTCGTCGGCGACTTCAACGCCTACTACGCCGAAAAACCGATCCAGAAGATCGTGGCGGCCGGACACACCGACCTAAGCGAGCAGGTGAGCGAAAAGACCGGCAAGTACACCTACGCCTACACCGTCAAGGACGAATCCGGCAACACGAACGGAGGGGTCGGCTCGCTCGACCACATCTTCGCCAACGAGGCCGCGATGCGGTCCGTGACCGGCGCGGACATCTGGAACATCAACTCCGTCGAATCCGTGGCGCTGGAATACTCGCGCTACAACTACAATGCGAAGAACCTGTACCAGGCCGATCAGTTCCGCGCCTCCGACCATGATCCGGTGATCATCGGAATCTCGGCCTCCGGCACGACCGGCGGCACGGCCACGCTGAATCTGCTGAACTTCAACGATTTCCATGGCCGTATCGGCAAGAACCTGACGGTGCCGTTCGCCGCTACCATCGAGCAGCTGCGCGCCGAGCACCCGGATTCGTCGCTGCTGCTGGCGGCCGGCGACAGCATCGGCGCCTCGCTGTTCAATTCGTCGGTGCAGAAGGACCAGCCGACCATCGACGTGCTCAACGCGCTGGGGCTCAAGGCCTCCGCGGTCGGCAACCACGAGTTCGACCAGGGGTACGACGACCTGACCGGCCGCGTGATCGGCACCGACGGCAAGCGCAACGCGCAGTGGGATTATCTCGGCGCGAACGTGTACAAGAAGGGCACCGGTACGCCGGCGCTTCAGGAATACAGCATCCAGAACGTCAATGGCGTGCGGGTCGGCGTGATCGGCGTGGTCACGCAGGAGACCTCCACGCTCGTCTCCCCCGGCGGCATCGAAGGCATCGAGTTCGGCGACCCGGTCGAGGCCGTGAACCGCGTGGCCCGTCAGCTCACCGACGGCGACGAGTCGAACGGCGAGGCCGACGTGATCGTGGCCGAATACCACGAGGGCGCCGCCTCCAACGAGGATGGCGCCACCGCCAAGCCGACCATCGACGAGCAGAAGGCCGCCAGCCCGGTGTTCAAGAAGATCGTCGACGACACCGACCCGGCGGTCGACGTGATCTTCACCGCGCACACGCACATGAAGTACTCGTACACCGATCCGGCCCACAACGGACGCCCGGTCATCCAGACCGGCAGCTACGCCGCGAACATCGGCCAGGTCGTGCTCGACTACGACAAGGCCACCGGCACCGTCACCTACCGCAAGTCCGGCAACGTGGCGGTCGACACCAGCAAGAGCGACGACGAGCTCGCGGCCGCCGGCGACGACACCGTCAGGAACGTGAAGAGCATCGTCGACGCCGCCGTGGCCAAGGGCCAGGAGGAAGGCGACAAGCCAGTCGGCTCCATCGCCGCCGACATCACCACCGCCTTCAAGGACGGCGCGCGCGACGACCGTGCCTCCGAATCCACGATGGGTAACCTCGTCGCCGACTCGCTGCTCGACTCACTGTCGTCCGAGGACCGCGGCGGCGCCGAAATCGGCGTGGTGAACCCCGGCGGCCTGCGCGCCGAATTCTGCAAGACCGGCGACAACGAGAAGTGCACGATCGCCGCCGACGGCACCATCACCTATGCCCAGGCCAACGCCGTGCTGCCGTTCCTCAACAACCTGTGGACCACCACACTCACCGGAGCCCAGTTCAAGGAAGCCCTCGAACAGCAGTGGCAGACCGACGCCGACGGCAACGTGCCCTCCCGCCCGTACCTGCAGCTCGGCCTGTCGCACAACGTCTCCTACACCTATGATCCGAACGCGGCGCAGGGCAATCACATCACTTCGGTGACCGTGAACGGCAAGCCGCTCGACCTCAAGCGCGAGTACCGCATCGGCTCCTTCTCGTTCCTGCTGCAGGGCGGCGACAACTTCCGCGCCTTCGCCGCCGGCAAGGACACGAAGGACACCGGTCTGGTCGACCGTGACGCATGGATCGACTACATCTCCAAGAACTCGCCGCTCAAGCCGCGCTACGACCGTCGCGCGGTGGCCGTCACCGGCATCCCGGCCGGTGGCAAGGTCACGGCCGGTACCTCGTTCGATCTGCAGTTCTCGAAGCTCACGCTCACCTCGCTGGGCGTGCCCGCCGAGACCAAGCTGGTCGCCACGATCGACGGCACCGAGGTCGGCTCCGCGGCCGTCAAGGACGGCGACACCGCCACATTGCAGGTCGCGGTTCCCGCCGGGCTGCCGGCTGGCGCGGCGACGCTCACCGTCAAGGCCGTGACCAACGGCACAACCGTGACGCTGCCGCTGACCGTCGCCGCCGGCACCTCGACCGAACCTCAGCCCGGCAAGCCCGGCAAGCCCGAGCAGCCTGGTCAGACGAAGCCCGGTACGGGCGATGAACGGCACGACGGCGCGAACAACGCAGCCGGCAATGGCGGCAACGCCGGCGCCGTCGAGCAGCTGTCGCAGACCGGCGCACCCGTGGTGGCGGTGGTCGTCGCCATGATGGCGTTGCTGGCCGCCGGTCTCACCGCGGTCCGCACGTCGAAGCGAGCCGATCGCATACGCTGA
- a CDS encoding Spy0128 family protein, translating into MPGTTTNAADGTVTFDQLPFDAAGTYEYTLVQVAGNADGVTYDSTEYAATITVTATADNTLTAAVSYAKDGETVDAATFANMHKAPTKPGEPTQPAELVS; encoded by the coding sequence ATGCCGGGCACTACCACGAACGCAGCCGATGGCACTGTCACTTTCGACCAGCTGCCGTTCGACGCTGCCGGCACGTACGAGTACACGCTCGTGCAGGTCGCCGGCAACGCCGATGGCGTCACGTATGACAGCACCGAGTACGCGGCGACCATCACCGTGACCGCGACGGCCGACAACACGCTGACCGCCGCCGTCTCGTATGCGAAGGATGGCGAGACCGTTGACGCGGCCACGTTCGCCAACATGCACAAGGCGCCGACGAAGCCTGGCGAGCCGACGCAGCCGGCTGAGCTCGTTAGTTAA